One genomic region from bacterium encodes:
- the hemJ gene encoding protoporphyrinogen oxidase HemJ, which translates to MEPYLIWKWLHIVSFTCWMAAMFYLPRLYVYHAGVAEGSEASELFKVMERRLLRFICNPAMILTFVFGGLLLHANPDAMHQGWFHVKFTLVLILSGFHGACSRWRKDFDKDANRRSQKFYRIANEVPTLLLIAIVFLAVLKPF; encoded by the coding sequence ATGGAACCGTATCTTATCTGGAAATGGCTGCATATCGTGAGTTTCACCTGCTGGATGGCGGCGATGTTCTATCTGCCCAGGCTGTATGTTTACCATGCCGGTGTGGCGGAGGGATCGGAGGCATCCGAACTGTTTAAGGTGATGGAACGCCGGTTGCTGAGGTTCATCTGCAACCCGGCCATGATTCTGACCTTTGTGTTTGGGGGATTGCTGCTCCATGCCAACCCCGATGCGATGCATCAGGGATGGTTTCACGTGAAATTTACGCTGGTTCTGATCCTGTCGGGGTTTCATGGCGCATGTTCGCGCTGGAGAAAGGATTTCGACAAGGACGCCAACCGGCGCAGCCAGAAATTTTACCGGATCGCCAATGAGGTGCCGACGTTACTGCTGATCGCCATTGTCTTTTTGGCGGTATTAAAGCCGTTCTAA